The Plasmodium vivax chromosome 12, whole genome shotgun sequence genomic interval AATTAAATTGCGGTGGTGCAAAATGAACTGTTCGTCCTGCCCTTGGTTGGagatttctcccttttcataTCATTCCTCTTTATGCGTCACGTGTGCCTCTCTTCCCTGCCAAGCCTATGCGCATGCATATGTAGGTAGACACAAATGAAGCTGCGCCTGCGGCAATTGGGGGCCCCTTTACAGCGCGagtatgtacacacatgcaaatggaaaaggggGTGGTCACCAACAAGAAGGGCAAACCTTCCCGGGAATACAAAATGAGCAACGAAGCAAAGCAAGGGCACCACTACACATGGCTGCATACTCATTCTCAGGCGTCACTCCGTTGCACACACTGGAAAGGCTAAAACGGAATAGCTACATAGCTACAGCCCCATGCGCTcctgtaatttttttttttttttccccaacaaatttgcatgcacatttgAAACAAGATAAACGCCGCGCGCAAACACGACTGGCATAAAATCGACGTTGATATGGTAACACACATACATTCAAATGGAGGGCAGGGGCctaagggaagaaaaaaaaaataaataataaaaaaacaaagtaaaACGACAACTGCTCTTTTCACATCGGATtgtttttgaaaaaagggggaattgGCATATCTAGCGGCACATTCAGCGGCAAATCCAGCGGCACGTCGAGTGACGCATCGGTATAGGCGCGCTGCCCATGCTGCCCATGCTGCCCATGCTGCCCTTTTGCCgacgagggggggagggacccCATTCGCTGTTGTGATTGCTAGCGCGTGGCTTCCTAACCGCCCAACTAGCCACAGGTCGAGTCCCACACCTCCGCCGTGATGAAGTAAGCGCTGATGAGGGAACCTCCAAAGTATCTCCCATTCAGAAACTGAAAAGCCTTCAAGGACTCATCGGGGGTAGCATACTTGATGTAAATCTTCCCATCGATATTTTTACTGTCCAGCCAAATCTTGGCGATACTCCCGTATTTGCTGCACTCCTCCTTAACGTCTTCAATTATATCTGTGAAGAAATCTGGGTCCGAGCCGATGCTTTCGTCATTGGGCGAGAACATGTTGCACAGCACCAGGTTGGGCGTGATGTTGTTGAGGGCGCTGGGCTGCGCAGCTGCGAGAGGAGCTCCGTGCATGATCGCGTTGGACTGGGCAGCCGCCAGCGGCGCGGCGTGCATGATGGCGTTGGCGCCGGTGGCGAACTGGCTCGATATCTGcagtgggggaaaaggggaaaaaaaaggaaaacatgtcaaaaggggaatgcaccaaaaaagcaaataacCAACGTGGTGCGAACATGTGATGAACGCGCGAACGGTGCAGAGTCGGCGGGGTGTATCGTTTTCCCCCTCGCCTGTCCGCTCACCCCCGAGTCAAGGACGGTGTCCCGCTGCAACTTCTGCATGAGGGCAATTTTACTCCCCGCCCCGGCAATGAGCCCTCCCccgtcatcatcatcgttgtcaattttttcattgtcGGGCTCTTCCACCTTCTCTTCAGCTTTCGCCTTCTTCGCCAACAGCTGTGCGAGTATCTTCTCCTTTGCCTCCTTCTCTGATGCGAGGATGTACTTAGAATCCTGGGCGAAGCTAACCTTTAATTCCCGACCAGCTATTTCCATCCCGTTTAAAACGCCCATAGCTTCAATAGCCTCGGATGCTCTAAAGAACTGAATGAACCCAAACCCTTTGCACTTCCCTGTGTAGGGATCTCGATGGATTTCCACTTCCAAAATTTCTCCAAAAGGATTAAACAGCTGCTTTAGCTCCACTTCAGTGATATTTCCTAGTGGACCTACCAACCCACCAATGTACAGTTTTATGGGAATATCATTTGGATCAATCGGTTGATGCTTTGCAGCTTTCGCGGCTCGATTCTTTTCCGCTTGGGACGACTGTATTTTGATTGGCCTATTTTTCAGCATATAGCCATTAGCCGATAAAGCTTTCACCACAGAATCTTGGGTGTAAAATTCTACGTAAGCTACTCCTTTAGATTTCCCTGACCGTTGGTCCTTTATACACTGTATGTCTCTCACCTTTCCGGCAACCTCCGAGAAGAATTCATATATATCTCTTTCGTCTGCCTTTAGGTCTAAGTTGAGTACCAGCACAGTTAGGTCGTCTCTTTTGGCTTCCTCTTGTTCCttctttattcttttttcttctcttctctTTTCTCTCCTGATtcttgcttcttccttttccttcctcaGCCTTTCTCGCTCGCGCTCTCGCTCACGTTCGCGCTCCTTCCGCAGTCGCTCCCTATCACGCTCCCTATCACGCTCCCTATCACGCTCCCTATCACGCTCCCTGCCGCGCTCCCTTTCTCGTCTCCTCCTGCGGCCGCGCTCCTCCCCATCGCTGGAGTCCGAGCCGCTCATGCTAGGACTGgctttcctccttttccgtttCCTTCGAGAGTCTTCTTCCCCACTAGAGGAGCTTCCACTTGGCGAGGAGTCTCCTTCCTCTCTTTTTCGCTCTCTCCCTTTGTCGCCCctgttttttctctttctcttttttgcgtCTTCACCTCCGGAGCGCTCCCCCTCGGATTCGTCGCCACACTCATCATTGTCGTCACCCTCATCATTAAGGCCATCTCGATGGGAACCTTTCCTCTTACTGGCAGACACCCGCTCACTACTGGGGCTCCTTCTTCTATGCCTCCTCCTTTGCTTCTCTCTATCATCTCGACGTTCGCTAATTTCTCTGTTGCCCTCTTCCTCCCGGTCCGACTTCgccccccctcctccgcgTTCGCTCCCATTTCCGCTGCCTCTTCCgctgcctcttcctcttcctcttcttccaccGCGATCCCCGTCTGAGGACAAATCTGACTCCTCCTCCGAATCCAATTTCGCCTTTCTTTTGCGTCCCCTGTTGTCACTTCGCTTGGCGGCGCTTTTCGCCTTCCCCCTCCGCTTCCTCCTGCCGGCGTCACTTCCACTCTCGCTGTCACCCTCGCTGTTCGCTTCATCACTATCCGTTTCGTCACTATCCGTTTCGTCACTGTTCGCTTCGCCGCTGTGCGCTTCGCCATTCGTCTCCTCTCCGTCGCTCTCTCCTTCGTTCTCCGAGTCACTTTGGCgagccctttttttctggccCTCTTTCCCGTggccttttctcctttttcccctctccgcggcgctcttttttttgcttcgctCCTTTCCTTCGAGACCAACCTCGTCACCACTTTCGACAGACTTCGAGTGAGACGCTTCCCTGCGGGACTTGGCCGGGCTATCCCTACCGGTAtgtctcttcctccttccttTGTGCCCACCATTTGACTCCTCCGATGAATacgtttttcgtttttccatGCTGCTATCACTGGGTGCGTCTCTCActctgtttttcttctttctatCGTTACCGCTAACCAGGTCTGCTTCCCTGGAGCTATTCCTCTTCGCCTTAGCCTCGTTGCGCCTGTCACCACTGCCGCGAGCGCTGCCACGAGCACTGCCACGGCCTCCGCCATACGCACGACCATTGGGGGCGTCATCGACACTTTCCCCTTGGCTGCCACCCTCACTTGTACCATCGCTCCCACCTGTGCTGTCCTCCCCactgcttcctcttccacctTGGCTTCCCCTCCTCTTGGCCCTTGACTTATGTTTGCCACCCTGCTGGTCgcttttccctccttttccgcttctccttcccccaATTAACTCCTTCTTATGggaattctttttcaaaacgaATTCGTCATCCCGCGTGCTGTACTCATCATTATTTTCATCCTCATCATGTGCACCACCATGGCCATATCCTTCCTTCTGGTCTTTCCCCACCGTCTCGTTCTCACTGGGATTGTCCGACTCTCCATTCGCCACCCTCCTCTttagttccttttttttcctcccattATTTTGTGcacttccattttgctgctgctcctcctccttcttgcttttattttccagCAGCTTCTCTACCTCATCAAAGTAGGAGttatcttccatttttgcggcACGCCCTTTGGAAGTCGCCGCGCATTCGTGTATATGCGGCGAGTGGTTTAGGGGACGATTGATTCTCTGCTGGGTAACCTCTCTCCAGGGTAACTCACGCCCCCCTCTCGTTGCGCTGCAAATCCCTTTTCTACCTTGAGCAGCTCTGCTT includes:
- a CDS encoding splicing factor, putative (encoded by transcript PVX_116785A) → MEDNSYFDEVEKLLENKSKKEEEQQQNGSAQNNGRKKKELKRRVANGESDNPSENETVGKDQKEGYGHGGAHDEDENNDEYSTRDDEFVLKKNSHKKELIGGRRSGKGGKSDQQGGKHKSRAKRRGSQGGRGSSGEDSTGGSDGTSEGGSQGESVDDAPNGRAYGGGRGSARGSARGSGDRRNEAKAKRNSSREADLVSGNDRKKKNRVRDAPSDSSMEKRKTYSSEESNGGHKGRRKRHTGRDSPAKSRREASHSKSVESGDEVGLEGKERSKKKSAAERGKRRKGHGKEGQKKRARQSDSENEGESDGEETNGEAHSGEANSDETDSDETDSDEANSEGDSESGSDAGRRKRRGKAKSAAKRSDNRGRKRKAKLDSEEESDLSSDGDRGGRRGRGRGSGRGSGNGSERGGGGAKSDREEEGNREISERRDDREKQRRRHRRRSPSSERVSASKRKGSHRDGLNDEGDDNDECGDESEGERSGGEDAKKRKRKNRGDKGRERKREEGDSSPSGSSSSGEEDSRRKRKRRKASPSMSGSDSSDGEERGRRRRRERERGRERDRERDRERDRERDRERLRKERERERERERERLRKEKEEARIRREKRREEKRIKKEQEEAKRDDLTVLVLNLDLKADERDIYEFFSEVAGKVRDIQCIKDQRSGKSKGVAYVEFYTQDSVVKALSANGYMLKNRPIKIQSSQAEKNRAAKAAKHQPIDPNDIPIKLYIGGLVGPLGNITEVELKQLFNPFGEILEVEIHRDPYTGKCKGFGFIQFFRASEAIEAMGVLNGMEIAGRELKVSFAQDSKYILASEKEAKEKILAQLLAKKAKAEEKVEEPDNEKIDNDDDDGGGLIAGAGSKIALMQKLQRDTVLDSGISSQFATGANAIMHAAPLAAAQSNAIMHGAPLAAAQPSALNNITPNLVLCNMFSPNDESIGSDPDFFTDIIEDVKEECSKYGSIAKIWLDSKNIDGKIYIKYATPDESLKAFQFLNGRYFGGSLISAYFITAEVWDSTCG